From one Luteolibacter sp. SL250 genomic stretch:
- a CDS encoding DUF1501 domain-containing protein produces the protein MIPHHEILHTRRDFLRRGGAGFGAVALASILGDSNVMAALGGAQGSVINPLAPKLTQLPGTAKRVIFLFMEGGPSHLDICDPKPLINKLDGQQLPESFGKVITAMGEANAPIMGTPRTFKQYGEGGQWFSDLVPHMASVADEWCQLKACVSNGINHAGGVCQMNTGSIFGGRPSLGSWVSYGLGTENQNLPSFVVLKDSDSQVVNGVRNWGSGFMPAVYQGTLLDDGPNPIANLNNPKGITAARQKEKLALLAEMNKRHMRGREDNTELDARIRSMELAFRMQATAPEAVDLSRETEATKALYGMDEDHTQNFGRMCLLARRLVERGVRFVQLYHGAGSKWDAHNKLEPNHKKLCAEMDKPVAGLIKDLKQRGLLEDTLVIWGGEFGRTPMSEKGDGRDHNPTGFSMMWAGGGVKGGQSIGETDDLGLHAVKDKLHVHDLHATIMHLMGVDHTQMIYQDKGRPERIDQNEGHVCEKIRGLV, from the coding sequence ATGATTCCCCATCACGAAATCCTCCACACCCGCCGCGACTTTCTCCGCCGTGGCGGCGCGGGGTTCGGTGCGGTCGCGCTGGCCTCCATCCTCGGCGACAGCAATGTCATGGCCGCGCTGGGTGGAGCCCAGGGCAGTGTGATCAACCCGCTGGCTCCGAAGCTGACCCAACTCCCGGGTACCGCGAAGCGCGTCATCTTCCTCTTCATGGAAGGTGGACCGAGCCACCTGGACATCTGCGATCCCAAGCCGCTGATCAACAAGCTGGACGGCCAGCAACTGCCGGAGAGCTTCGGCAAGGTCATCACCGCCATGGGTGAGGCGAATGCCCCCATCATGGGTACCCCGCGCACCTTCAAGCAGTATGGTGAAGGCGGGCAGTGGTTCTCCGATCTGGTTCCGCACATGGCATCCGTCGCGGACGAATGGTGCCAGTTGAAGGCCTGCGTCTCCAACGGCATCAACCACGCCGGCGGCGTGTGCCAGATGAACACCGGCTCCATCTTCGGCGGCAGGCCGTCGCTGGGGAGCTGGGTCAGCTATGGCCTGGGGACGGAGAACCAGAACCTGCCGTCCTTCGTGGTCCTGAAGGACAGCGACTCCCAGGTGGTCAATGGCGTGCGGAACTGGGGCAGCGGCTTCATGCCTGCGGTCTATCAGGGCACGTTGCTGGATGACGGCCCGAACCCCATCGCCAACCTCAACAACCCGAAGGGCATCACCGCCGCCCGGCAGAAGGAAAAGCTCGCCCTGCTGGCGGAGATGAACAAGCGCCACATGCGGGGCAGGGAGGACAACACTGAGCTGGATGCCCGCATCCGCAGCATGGAGCTGGCCTTCCGCATGCAGGCCACGGCTCCCGAAGCGGTCGATCTCAGCCGTGAGACCGAAGCAACCAAGGCGCTTTATGGCATGGACGAGGACCATACCCAGAACTTCGGCCGCATGTGCCTTCTGGCCCGGCGGCTCGTCGAACGTGGCGTCCGGTTCGTCCAGCTCTACCACGGTGCGGGCAGCAAGTGGGACGCCCACAACAAGCTGGAACCGAACCACAAGAAACTCTGCGCGGAGATGGACAAGCCGGTGGCCGGACTGATCAAGGATCTGAAGCAGCGCGGCCTGCTGGAGGACACCCTCGTCATCTGGGGCGGAGAATTCGGCCGCACGCCGATGTCCGAGAAGGGCGATGGCCGCGACCACAACCCGACAGGCTTCTCCATGATGTGGGCGGGCGGTGGTGTCAAAGGCGGCCAGTCCATCGGCGAAACAGACGATCTCGGCCTCCATGCCGTGAAGGACAAGCTGCACGTCCATGACCTGCACGCAACCATCATGCACCTGATGGGTGTCGATCACACCCAGATGATCTACCAGGACAAAGGCCGTCCGGAGCGGATCGATCAGAACGAAGGCCACGTCTGCGAGAAGATCCGCGGACTGGTCTGA
- a CDS encoding FKBP-type peptidyl-prolyl cis-trans isomerase N-terminal domain-containing protein gives MIRNLLPGTLALSLMATAFAQPASPAAPATPEEAPKPAVDPAVLKKDSSYFLGFSSGKQFAGHGLTSADVDTEAFVKGLLASFDSKSEIDEEKFKNTMQALGDVLQEREKAKAAANLEAGKKFLEENGKREGVTTTKSGLQYEVLAKGGAEKYVAPKEGDDSEKQFLVNYKGSLIDGTEFDASPAGEPVPMTLGVIDGFKEALTTMPVGAKWKLFIPSELAYGEQRQGSDIAPNSVLIFELELVKIEDAPAAPAGGGFPIPIPGQEGQ, from the coding sequence ATGATCCGCAACCTGCTCCCAGGCACCCTGGCGCTCAGCCTGATGGCCACCGCATTCGCCCAACCTGCCTCCCCCGCCGCCCCCGCCACTCCGGAGGAAGCACCGAAGCCGGCAGTGGATCCCGCCGTCCTCAAGAAGGACTCCTCCTATTTCCTCGGTTTCAGCAGCGGCAAACAGTTCGCCGGACATGGTCTGACCTCCGCGGACGTTGACACCGAAGCCTTCGTGAAGGGTCTACTGGCTTCCTTCGACTCGAAAAGCGAGATCGACGAGGAGAAGTTCAAGAACACCATGCAGGCACTGGGCGACGTGCTGCAGGAGCGCGAGAAGGCCAAGGCCGCCGCGAACCTGGAAGCTGGCAAGAAGTTCCTGGAGGAGAACGGCAAGCGCGAAGGCGTGACCACCACCAAGAGCGGCCTCCAGTACGAAGTGCTGGCAAAGGGCGGCGCCGAGAAATATGTGGCACCGAAGGAAGGTGACGACAGCGAGAAGCAATTCCTGGTGAACTACAAGGGCAGCCTCATCGACGGCACCGAGTTCGACGCCTCTCCCGCCGGTGAGCCCGTGCCGATGACCCTCGGTGTGATCGACGGCTTCAAGGAGGCCCTCACCACCATGCCAGTCGGTGCCAAGTGGAAGCTCTTCATCCCGAGCGAGCTGGCCTACGGCGAGCAACGCCAGGGTTCAGACATCGCCCCGAACAGCGTGCTCATCTTCGAACTGGAACTGGTGAAGATCGAAGACGCACCGGCCGCTCCGGCAGGTGGTGGTTTCCCTATCCCGATTCCGGGACAAGAAGGCCAGTAA
- a CDS encoding PSD1 and planctomycete cytochrome C domain-containing protein — MPFLCKPSTKFLLLGLLSAPGMLHATAENAEALKFFETKIRPVFAGNCYDCHGEEKQKGGLRMDNLGYILQGGEGGPAVVPGDAMASHLYKAVTYEDKDLQMPPKDKKLPDSQIEDIRKWIDMGAPWPKAEIVQAKKPGEFTEEEKGWWAFQPLKKVTPPAVGDARVANPIDNFIATGLKEKGLSQAPQASRTEMVRRLYYNLHGLPPTPAQVQAFLDDKRPDAYERLVDELLASPRYGIRWGQHWLDLARYAESDGYREDAYRPNAWPYRDYVIKSFNDDKPYNQFVREQLAGDEINPDDPNVLIGTAFLRHGIYEWNQRDAEGQRELMVNEMTDVTGELFLGLSFACARCHDHKFDPILQKDYYRLKSFFTGVQWREDVALATPEQKAAHAEQMKAWEESSKEAREAYEALIQPALDNARRKATEMFPEEVKAMVAKPDDQRTPYEKQINYLVERQVMVDQNKTLAKLKQKADPVIEAMKPFEETKPKPLPYAFVATDVGTTAPPTVLKSRRGDTDVKPGFLTILKPDELDVKPLAERNSSGRRTALADWITDPTNPLSTRVIVNRVWQFHFGRALAENTSDFGRLGTPPSNPELLDWLTGEFLANGWSFKKLHRLILTSETYRQSSLVQPTDLTNQVDPSNKLLWRMNPLRLDAEQTRDTLLMMSGELKDQISGPGVDASEPVRSIFTRKRRNSPDEFMTRFDAAPGFFSMAKRETTTTALQSLVMINGEWPLQRARVMAAKVLKDANNDEKAAAAEAIRLAYSRPGTKAEVDGVLKFLKHQQSVISKDRPVEAAPEVTNPVVDAAALFNKHFLAPSKAITFRPGTTFEKVRVASAPETPEFTVEAVVNVDSVFPDASVRTIASRWNGDLATKGWSLGLTGKTSRHKPNHLVFEITGDDFQGSLVREVVPSTIFVPDHTPFYIAAVVSNRPVEGKTFGGSITFHALNLADPKAKLVSVTVPHGIGNGYVNPERKLIIGGRDTTERHLWSGGMASVSVTNKLLDVTQLAASKPMNAPERLFELNADTLTDTYKPTFSWEKSSGVPSSKTRSSPKLEALADLFHTLINSNEFFYLP, encoded by the coding sequence ATGCCCTTCCTGTGTAAACCCAGCACGAAGTTCCTGTTGCTCGGCCTGTTGTCCGCGCCGGGGATGCTCCACGCCACTGCGGAAAATGCCGAGGCGTTGAAGTTCTTCGAGACGAAGATCCGTCCGGTCTTCGCCGGGAATTGCTACGACTGCCACGGTGAGGAAAAGCAGAAGGGCGGCCTGCGCATGGACAATCTGGGCTACATCCTGCAGGGCGGCGAAGGCGGTCCCGCGGTCGTCCCCGGGGATGCCATGGCCTCCCATCTCTACAAGGCTGTCACCTATGAGGACAAGGACCTCCAGATGCCGCCGAAGGACAAGAAGTTGCCGGACAGCCAGATCGAGGACATCCGCAAGTGGATCGATATGGGTGCTCCATGGCCGAAGGCGGAGATCGTCCAGGCGAAGAAGCCCGGTGAGTTCACGGAAGAAGAAAAGGGCTGGTGGGCGTTCCAGCCGCTGAAGAAAGTTACGCCGCCTGCGGTCGGGGATGCGCGTGTTGCCAACCCGATCGACAACTTCATCGCCACCGGGCTGAAGGAAAAAGGACTGTCGCAGGCTCCGCAGGCCAGCCGCACGGAAATGGTGCGCCGCCTTTACTACAATCTCCACGGCCTGCCGCCGACTCCGGCGCAGGTGCAGGCGTTCCTCGACGACAAGCGCCCGGACGCCTACGAGCGGCTGGTGGACGAGTTGCTGGCCAGCCCTCGCTACGGCATCCGCTGGGGCCAGCACTGGCTGGATCTGGCCCGCTACGCGGAGTCCGACGGCTATCGCGAGGATGCCTACCGGCCGAATGCGTGGCCATACCGGGATTACGTCATCAAGTCCTTCAACGACGACAAGCCCTACAACCAGTTCGTCCGCGAGCAACTGGCGGGGGATGAGATCAACCCGGACGATCCCAACGTGCTCATCGGCACGGCGTTCCTCCGCCATGGCATCTATGAATGGAACCAGCGCGATGCCGAAGGGCAGCGCGAGCTGATGGTGAACGAGATGACGGACGTGACCGGCGAGCTTTTCCTCGGCCTCAGCTTCGCCTGTGCCCGCTGCCATGACCACAAGTTCGACCCCATCCTGCAGAAGGACTACTACCGTCTGAAGTCGTTCTTCACCGGTGTGCAGTGGCGTGAGGACGTGGCCCTGGCCACCCCGGAGCAGAAGGCCGCCCACGCGGAGCAGATGAAGGCATGGGAGGAATCATCCAAGGAGGCGCGGGAGGCTTATGAGGCTCTCATCCAGCCGGCCCTCGACAATGCCCGCCGCAAGGCCACCGAGATGTTCCCGGAAGAGGTGAAGGCCATGGTCGCCAAGCCGGATGACCAACGCACTCCCTATGAAAAGCAGATCAACTACCTGGTCGAGCGTCAGGTGATGGTGGATCAAAACAAGACCCTCGCGAAGCTCAAGCAGAAGGCGGACCCGGTCATCGAGGCGATGAAGCCGTTCGAGGAAACGAAGCCCAAGCCGCTGCCCTACGCCTTTGTGGCAACGGATGTGGGGACCACCGCGCCTCCGACGGTATTGAAATCCCGCCGTGGTGATACCGATGTGAAGCCTGGTTTCCTCACCATTCTCAAGCCGGATGAGCTGGACGTGAAGCCACTGGCGGAGCGGAACTCCTCCGGACGGCGGACCGCGCTGGCGGACTGGATCACAGATCCCACCAATCCGCTTTCCACTCGCGTCATCGTCAACCGGGTCTGGCAGTTCCATTTCGGGCGGGCGCTGGCGGAGAACACAAGCGACTTCGGCAGGCTGGGAACCCCTCCTTCCAATCCCGAACTGCTGGACTGGCTGACGGGCGAGTTCCTGGCCAACGGCTGGAGCTTCAAGAAACTCCACCGCTTGATCCTGACTTCGGAAACCTACCGCCAGAGTTCCCTGGTGCAGCCGACCGATCTGACCAATCAGGTCGATCCGTCGAACAAACTGCTGTGGCGCATGAATCCGCTCCGTCTGGACGCGGAGCAGACCCGGGACACGCTGCTGATGATGAGCGGCGAGCTGAAGGACCAGATCTCCGGTCCCGGGGTGGACGCCAGCGAGCCGGTGCGCTCCATCTTCACCCGCAAGCGCCGGAACTCCCCGGATGAGTTCATGACCCGCTTCGACGCGGCGCCCGGCTTCTTCAGCATGGCGAAGCGTGAAACCACCACCACCGCGCTCCAGAGCCTGGTCATGATCAATGGTGAGTGGCCTCTCCAACGTGCCCGCGTGATGGCCGCCAAGGTGCTCAAGGATGCCAATAACGACGAGAAGGCCGCCGCCGCCGAGGCGATCCGCCTGGCGTACTCCCGTCCCGGCACGAAGGCGGAAGTGGATGGCGTGCTCAAGTTCCTCAAGCACCAGCAGTCGGTGATCTCGAAGGATCGTCCGGTTGAGGCTGCGCCGGAGGTGACCAACCCGGTGGTCGATGCGGCGGCACTGTTCAACAAGCACTTCCTGGCCCCGTCCAAGGCGATCACTTTCCGTCCGGGCACGACCTTCGAGAAAGTGCGCGTCGCCTCCGCTCCGGAGACCCCGGAATTCACGGTGGAGGCCGTGGTGAATGTGGACTCCGTGTTCCCGGATGCCTCCGTCCGCACCATCGCCTCCCGCTGGAACGGCGACCTCGCCACGAAGGGGTGGTCGCTCGGACTCACCGGCAAGACCTCCCGCCACAAGCCGAACCACCTCGTTTTCGAGATCACCGGCGACGATTTCCAGGGCTCCCTGGTCCGTGAGGTGGTGCCGTCCACCATCTTTGTTCCGGATCACACGCCGTTTTACATTGCCGCGGTCGTCAGCAATCGCCCGGTGGAGGGCAAGACCTTCGGCGGCTCCATCACTTTCCATGCGCTGAACCTTGCGGATCCCAAAGCCAAGCTGGTATCCGTGACGGTCCCCCATGGCATCGGAAATGGGTATGTGAACCCGGAGCGCAAACTGATCATCGGTGGCCGTGATACCACGGAGAGACACCTCTGGAGTGGCGGCATGGCGTCGGTTTCCGTCACCAACAAGCTTCTCGATGTCACCCAGCTCGCCGCATCGAAGCCGATGAACGCCCCGGAGCGTCTCTTTGAACTGAACGCGGACACCCTGACGGACACCTACAAGCCGACCTTCAGTTGGGAGAAATCCAGCGGAGTGCCTTCCTCGAAGACCCGCAGCTCCCCGAAACTCGAGGCTCTGGCGGACCTGTTCCACACGCTCATCAACTCGAACGAATTTTTCTACCTGCCATGA